TCCTAGCATGTTATAGTCTTGCTACTACATGTAGACACCACAggctataataataataataataatcttcaTTGTCCATTTGTTAAAAACATATGGAAAATTTCCTTTTGGCactattctgctcactgtgaaggcAACCGGAGCATAATGCAGCTATCACGAAACAACTGGTTACTGAAAATGACAaggaatagatagataggcCACGGACCAAACGTGtttgtacacgtacatgtatgtgaaagtaTCAAAATCTTAAAATAGTTCAATAAAAAATGACGAAATGGTTCATTTATATTATATGTTACATGAAACTTGCTGATAATGCAATGTAAGCTTTCATATGTTGGCTTACTGAAGTGTCTGTTTTGTCTCTGGGAGTCCTtttgtcatatgtatgtatactatacaTAGCTTCTAGCCATTTACTTTTGAACAGGCGCatgttgtaatatgtactggtACAGTGGTAGCAATTCACTGATATATACTGGCAGCACAGTCTGTACATCAGTATTTGCATATGATATGCTCCATTTTATGATCAACATAAcgtgtatgtactatgtactatgtacagtgtactatgTGTTGTACACTAATCAGAATCTCTCTACAGCTGTATAATTGCACCCTTAATTAACGATCTTGATGATTCAGAAATAAAGCCCAGCTGTgtgatgaaatgaacacaagtgaaatcaacataaatatagcataaatattaaaatgttatcCACGCACACATATCAGACAAGTCTTTCCATCTGTGTTACAGCAATTGTCTCAAACATCTATTTTGATAACAACATATTTCAGAGACAAGTAGATTTTTGATTCTCTGTAGCTGAAACAAGAATTTTACCGCATAGGTGTATCATGAAAACAATGATCatgatttgatttcttggtcaacacagTGACTTCCAGTCTACacactacacatacattactataggcacacatgaaaataagtcaaccttgttctattttgaccttctagcatgaggtaaaatttTACTGCTGGTAGTGATAAAATTCATACCTGCTCAGTGCAATAGTGATATCCTGATAGCCGTGGTTTGAACAAATTTAGATTCTGtaactgtaatacatgtatttattaacaTTCTGTGTCTTCCACTTTGTTCATCCATCAAGAGTGCATTTTAAAAGACATAATTAGTATATGAATCTAGTTATGAATAGAtttgtgattacatgtatatcaaaataaagaCGAGTGAAAAAGAGAGGTGGAGAGGCTATTTCCTTTTCAAAGCAGTAAAGTTTGGCACCCCAGATTATATTTGTGCTTTAGAGTTATGGATACtaatactatatactctacatGCAAgactttcgtgtagggtctatgctatTAATTTGCTGGTTCCTGTGGACATGCAATGCATATCTACAAACATATTATTAATAGCATCTAGCACTCTCATTGGCTGAGACTACCAACtgactgacccccccccccccccaaaaaaaatactGCAAAGAATTGTGGGAATGTATACATTTCCCATCATAGACCATGGACAATGGAGAAGAAACACCCAAGATGGTAATTACTAGTCATCTGTGGTCTCACACAAATTGATGTTGTATGAACATATTCAGTATATATGCTAGTTATAATGCAAACAAGTTTGtcatttcaaaattcatttcTGCCAATCTCATACTATACACTGTTCACATTATCAAACTGTCCACATTATCAATTTGTTTTACTTATATTTTTTTACAGGGTTAGCAACTTCATTAGATATTGGTTTGTCCAACTGGAGTTTTCTCTACATCACAGTGTCTTTATACACGATGTCCAAGTCATCAGCTGTTGTATTCATACTTATATTTGCAATTATATTTAAACTAGAAaaatttgtaagtattttctttttgtcaatttattttacTAATCTGCCATCACAATTAATGAATGATGGTGTTCACAGCACttgtaaaataacatgactGTTTGTATTATGAGACTAGTATTTGGCCTTTCTAAAATTACAATGTGGTCCATTTGTGAAAAATGTCACAAGCAGCTGACTGAAAGCTGACAGATAATAGTGAATAATAGCATCACAACTATGAATATACTTAGTTGTCTGTGAGATGTAGACAATATTGTATGACATGTTGTATTCTGTGTACTTAGTTGTCTGTGAGATGTAGACAATATTGTATGACATGTTGTATTCTGTGTACTTAGCTGTCTGTGAGATGTAGGTAATTGTATGACATGTTGTATTCTGTGTACTTAGTTGTCTGTGAGATGTAGACAATATTGTATGACATGTTGTATTCTGTGTACTTAGTTGTCTGTGAGATGTAGAGACAATATTGTATGACATGTTGTATTCTGTGTACTTAGTTGTCTGTGAGATGTAGACAATATTGTATGACATGTTGTATTCTGTGTACTTAGTTGTCTGTGAGATGTAGACAATATTGTATGACATGTTGTATTCTGTGTACTTAGCTGTCTGTGAGATGTAGACAATATTGTATGACATGTTGTATTCTGTGTACTTAGCTGTCTGTGAGATGTAGACAATATTGTATGACATGTTGTATTCTGTGTACTTAGCTGTCTGTGAGATGTAGGTAATTGTATGACATGTTGTATTCTGTGTACTTAGTTGTCTGTGAGATGTAGACAATATTAGATGACATGTTGTATTCTGTGTATTTAGCTGTCTGTGAGATGTAGACAATATTGTATGACATGTTGTATTCTGTGTACTTAGCTGTCTGTGACATGTAGACAATATTGTATGACATGTTGTATTCTGTGTACTTAGCTGTCTGTGAGATGTAGACAATATTGTATGACATGTTGTATTCTATGTACTTAGCTGTCTGTGAGATGTAGGCAATATTGTATGACATGTTGTATTCTGTGTACTTAGTTGTCTGTGAGATGTAGACAATATTGTATGACATGTTGTATTCTGTGTACTTAGCTGTCTGTGAGATGTAGGCAATATTGTATGACATGTTGTATTCTGTGTActttgccatggtaacatattGTACAGATTAATTATATTGGCACTGTACTGTACGTCACAATTAAAGCAATTGAAACGTACTTCtacacataatacattatataggAATGCTATACATGAGTGTGGCACACAGTGACACTGCTTTGATTGGGTATGACATGTTAATGATTACAAGAACccaaattttatttcatgttcatATTTGATGCTAAGATTACTAGTCTAGCCATAAACATGTGAATATTATCACATTAGacataataattgtaataatatggtttttttattgtcatattatatatactggtacatatataataaaatatgtattgatTTTGCGTgcaatgaaaaatttacagaaaCAATGTTATGTAGAGGACTCCTACCACAAGATTGGTGCGCTATCAGAGAACTTGATATAATTCATTAAGAATGTGGACTGCAGTTGggtaaaagctaaacaatgtgtgacTAAGCAGAGAAATAAGAGATAGAAAGAAGAGATGAATTTTTGTCGATTAGATTTAGAATGAGAGAGATGAAAGCAGAGCTTATAGATTACAGCAAGAAACAGGTTTTGTTTATCAATTTATAGGGACTTCACACTGGACAGTTTGCTCTTGAACCGCTCTAAGTCTTAGACCGACCCAAAGAGTGCTGTGTCTGAATATGTACTTAGGATTAGTGATTTAGTCCAGCATAGGATTAACACAACAATCTGCAGTGTGAAGCCCACTTATGGTAGATGTACAGTTAGATTAAAAAGTGgacattatatacattttgtaaataggCTTACAAGAGACAGCTTTCATTGTTGTGTGTGTAAGGTAGATATAGAAACAGAGCTTACAAAATGAGATAACGGTAACATATGGTTTAGGTCATTCAGTGGACAGTAGATGCGCAGTCGGCCACAGCAGCAAATTTACCTGCAAATCAAACTTATACTCAAATCTGTTAAAAGTTTGCCATATGAAAACTTGTTCCTGGTCCGttagaaataattaaaaaaaaaagtgatttaGGGTTCACAATCTTTTTTATTATATTCAAGGAAATCACAAgcttttattttaaatttaatttagtaattgtcagccatattggattctgaattACATGTAGGTTTATTTTTAAGATCATTTGACCTCTATGTCAACAAATGACTTAGAATGGATTCAAGTTTTCTTgcacaaagtaacagaaaaaagTTAAGACTTCCATTTGTGTAGTACAGATTACTACCGGTACATTAAAGGAAAGGTCCAATCAAGTACATGTgcacttttagataacttatctTTATCAAGTTTGTGTTTTTAATTGATATGTATGTGACAAGCTTAAAAGATATGCCCTGCAACAAAAAGCGTCGACTAAATATCTAGCAgtgatgtaaaatgaaatgacCACAGTCCAAAGAAGCACAATGACCGATGTTTCAATAGCAGTAACTGTGATTGCTAATCCTGTATGTTTTCTTTATTCTGTTTCCTTACAGAGATTTTCTCTCATTGGAGTCATTTTACTGATAGCTGGGGGATTgttcttatttacatacaagtCAACTCAGTTTAATTTACTAGGCTTCCTACTAGTAATGTCTGCATCGCTACTTAGTGGTGTTAGGTGGTCATTGGCTCAGATGTTGACCCAAAAAGAAGAAATAGGTCAGTTCCTGTCATCTTTATCTCAATAACCAGTACTTTTCTGGTTGTCTCattattaaatatgaaattaagtGTATGAGAATAGTAGAAAGTGCATCTCTGCTTTGAATGTAAAATTGTGCATAATTTGTGAAGTGCAACAGGAGAAATATAGGTGTACTTCAAACTTGAGTCTTATCAGTGCTTTGGGAAATGTAGTATACATGTTATGCTATATGTTTCAATGCCTAGCTTGAGGAGTTTGACTACATTTGACAGCATAGCCttccttgaacaaagtaactgcagagggcgctgtttttgtTGATGTGGGAGGATATGGCAAATAATGATTTTTGATTCAATACCAGTTAATAGGTTTTTGAAAGTATAATTGTCACCACAGAGTGATGGATTTGTCTGATTCTCTGTTCAAATGTGTATCTTCTGAACCAGAATACAATAAGAAgacttttttgtaatgtttcaaaatttgaagTGTGATAATTCCAATGCTAGTACTAGTATATGATTGTTTTCATGGAACAAGAATTCTTGATTTGCCTTATGTTTATTAGACAATTTAGATTAGACTAAACTTATTTTGTAAGTGAAAGAAATAGATGCGAAAAGTAGCACATCAACATTGTCAACTGTTGtaaaaatttcatcaaatttgtaaaatatttctcagaatgtgaaatttaaaatgaatgtatATAGTGTGTTCAGAATTAATTACTATTCATAtttcttatttgcatatctataGGTCTAACCAATCCAGTGGATACTGTTTATCATTTACAGCCATGCATGATAGCAGGCCTCCTCCCATTGGCTATTGCGTTTGAAGGTAAAGTTTCATTTGATGAATGTATAACTGAAAAAAGAGTGTAGATTTTATGTCAGGCAATAGGTGTTTGATTACTCTGTCTGAAATAAAAGCAGTTGGACATCTTTGCTCAGATGAAGATGTTACTTATCACAATGTTTCATCATTCCAAatgtctctaatagtgttgttTCTTCTCACAGTACGTACTGAGGAAATGAATAAAAGTGACataaacttttcaaaatttttttaattgaaaaaaaaattgaaacattaatGTCTTGACTTCGCTACATGGACATGTGTGCCCTCTATTAAAGTAAAAGACAACATTTTTTGtcgtgggtcaaaatgataaaaatgatagGTTTTCTTGGGAGTCTCAACATAGTAAGGACTAGAGGGACATCTGATGTTTGGTGTGTCATAAGATAAAGCTACTCGTCAATGGTATTTCAAATTGGTGCAAAGGGTGCCGTGATGCAGACACCTTCATTATAGTTGCACCTTGATATTTACCCCATTCCTGTATGTTTAGTTAAtgaaagcatagaccctccaccaacgttggtggagggtctatgatgaaAGATATCTTATCCTctcagaaataaataaacatgaatGTTGTTTGTATGGTTTGACATAAATGttcagtatttttttaattctttttcacAGGTGTTCACATGGCAACTACAGAACAGTTTCTTGGTTTCACCAAAAGTGCAGACTTTGCTGTCACTATGGCCAAATTATCCGTCGGTGCAGTATTGGCTTTTATGCTGGGTGTGTCTGAGTACTGGCTTGTAGCACAGACATCGGGTCTTACACTCTCCATTGCTGGTATCTTTAAGGTCAGTCAACATTCACTCAGGGTGATTGTTCTAATATGCAATCTTTCCAGATGCTAGAGGGACTATGTGAAGTAAcgcagtctgtaactttattgttcttgatggttacttttgtttcatatttgaaaatacttCGGATAGTCCAACTATTACTATGGTGAATCATGTCTAGCAACTGGTAGAATGTTTCACCAGGAATTTGTGTACGACATAAATGACTTTGAATGACATAATGTTTTGGTTACCAATTGAGGACCACAAGTGTGTCAATTTCCAATTGTCTTTGTGTATATCTCACCACCTACATCACACTTGTTGTGAACCAATATTTCTATACTTCTGCCAAATGATCATTTTTCACGCCTGGATTTTAAAATCCTAATCCAAAGTGGGCCTTTAATCACAAATGCATTTTAGTATGGACCATCTTGGAGTAAGATTTAATATTTGAGACAGAGTGAGACAAGTAGTTGTTCAGCAGAGCTGTAGAGAAATCTGGTTCTGAACAAGACGATAATTCTAGCCAAGCCTTAAGACttcattgataaaataaatgtcacACTAATACAGAGTGTGGGATTTAAAAATTAGGTTGTAATGAAGATTGAGAAAACTTTTATTTGTGTAAAATTTAATGAGAAATCTCATCGTTTTCAGTTCTATGACAAGTTAAGCGTTGTTTTGTGTCAGTTATtttaagtttgtatttttttactattgtacaatttgtattatttttgactgtaaattatttatatttgtttacagGAAATCTGTATCTTATATTTAGCCACTACTTATGTTGGTGACAAATTGACACCTATCAATGCAATTGGTATGATTATGTGTTTGTGCGGAATAGCTTTACATGTCACACTCAAGGCAATACGCTCCAAAAGTAAGTACCTCAGTTGTAGGAGTCGGTAAAAAAAGTACCATCATGCCTTTGTGTGGAATAGTTTAATAGCAATGTACTCTAGAAAGGTTACCTCAGTAATAGCAGTAGCTGGATTCACAACAGCGCTAAGGTTTAGTTCATCATCTGTGGAGGATATCatttgtgaagtcatgatggttgaaaaGTTAGTGTGGCTGGCTTGCAATCTGCAGATAGCAAGTTCAATCATAGCTGCTCTCAATTCCTTTGGTATAATTTGAACCATGATCATGCCCCTGTCAACTACCCAGCTGTATGATTGGGGACCTGTTAGGACAGAACTttgctatgtgaaggatttaagACTGTGTGATTGCTTCCCATGGAGTTTTTTAACGTGATTTAACGTGATTGCCATAGTTGTAAATTAACCATGGCAAGAAAGGGAAGAAAGCCTCAAAGGCTCATATAATCCCTTGTATTGTTCATGTACTGGTCCAGTCTAATTTTAAAGTCCACAATAGTTTTGGCTTGGATGATGTGTTCTGGTAAATTGTTCCATTGAGATATGACACGCTGAGAGAAGAAATATTTCCTAGTATCCAGTCTAACTGTAGATTTAACAAGTTTTAGTGAGTGTCCTCTTGTCCTGCTGGTTTGGTGAAGTTTAAATAGTAGCTCATAGTCACTTTTATCAAATCCCTTGATTAAACGAAACACTTGAATCAAGTCACCTCTCCGCCTTCGTTCTTCCAAAGTGGTTATATTTAGTGTCCTTAGTCTATCTGCATAACTTAAATTTCTCAGTTCTGGTATCAGCTTTGTAGCTCGCCTTTATATTTTTTCGAGAAGGCCAATGTCTTTTTTGAAGTGTGGGTTCCAAAACTGAACGCCATATTCTATGTGTGGTCTGACTAAGGAGTTGAACAACTTCATGATGACGAATTTT
This portion of the Glandiceps talaboti chromosome 7, keGlaTala1.1, whole genome shotgun sequence genome encodes:
- the LOC144437560 gene encoding solute carrier family 35 member C2-like isoform X2; protein product: MNAPGRSQRIFEARVRKVTPQRLQRSVYYNFFVLGVKTLSLVLFYYCFSITLTFYNKWMFSNFHFPLTVTIYHLVLKFILAYIVRLITWCITKKKPLTLGWSIYLKRVAPTGLATSLDIGLSNWSFLYITVSLYTMSKSSAVVFILIFAIIFKLEKFRFSLIGVILLIAGGLFLFTYKSTQFNLLGFLLVMSASLLSGVRWSLAQMLTQKEEIGLTNPVDTVYHLQPCMIAGLLPLAIAFEGVHMATTEQFLGFTKSADFAVTMAKLSVGAVLAFMLGVSEYWLVAQTSGLTLSIAGIFKEICILYLATTYVGDKLTPINAIGMIMCLCGIALHVTLKAIRSKSKYLSSEKENKDYSSEDELNGDAIQMLIANGEANNDDDGDEEEIFDARMHKGRRNYAKTSL
- the LOC144437560 gene encoding solute carrier family 35 member C2-like isoform X1: MNAPGRSQRIFEARVRKVTPQRLQRSVYYNFFVLGVKTLSLVLFYYCFSITLTFYNKWMFSNFHFPLTVTIYHLVLKFILAYIVRLITWCITKKKPLTLGWSIYLKRVAPTGLATSLDIGLSNWSFLYITVSLYTMSKSSAVVFILIFAIIFKLEKFRFSLIGVILLIAGGLFLFTYKSTQFNLLGFLLVMSASLLSGVRWSLAQMLTQKEEIGLTNPVDTVYHLQPCMIAGLLPLAIAFEGVHMATTEQFLGFTKSADFAVTMAKLSVGAVLAFMLGVSEYWLVAQTSGLTLSIAGIFKEICILYLATTYVGDKLTPINAIGMIMCLCGIALHVTLKAIRSKTEKENKDYSSEDELNGDAIQMLIANGEANNDDDGDEEEIFDARMHKGRRNYAKTSL